A window of archaeon BMS3Bbin15 genomic DNA:
TAGAGAAGGCTATTGAAGAATGGTGATAAACTTTGAATTAAAGGCCTGGAAAACTTTTTATCATTCGGTATAGTAGTGATATACAATGACACGGCAGAATGACAGAGAGCTTCAGAAGATAAGGGAAGCAATTGATAAAATTGACGAAAAAATAGTCTCTCTTCTGGAAGAGAGACTTAAAATCGCACATGAAGTTGGGAAATATAAAAGGAAGAGGGATATAAAGATTGAAGACTCATCACGAGAGAAGGAAGTTCTCAGTAGAGTAGAGAAACTCGCCCGTGACATCAATAAAGACTTTCTGGCAGATATATACAGAAGGATAATTCTTGAAAGTAAAAGAGCCCAGAGGCAGGGAAAGATAGCAATACTGGGGCCGCGGGGTACCTTTTCAGAAGAAGCTGCCTATAGATTTATGACTTCTCCAGCCCTTGTTCTTGCCAGAGACCTCGAAGAGATTTTCAATTTTGTTATCAATGGGGAGGTCAAATTCGGCGTTATACCCATTGAAAATTCTATCGAAGGTTCCGTGCATCTTGCCCAGGAGCTTTTAATTAAAAGAGATGTGAAGGTATATTCCGAAATAATTCTTGAAATAAACCACTGCCTACTAACTCTGGAAGGAGTAAGTTTAAAAGATATTAAAGAGGTTATCTCCCACCCTCAGGCTCTTGCTCAGTGCAAGCAGCTAATAAGAGACCTGGGAGCAAAAACTAGAAATGCCCCTTCAACAGCAGATGCTGCCAGAGGAATCAGAACAAAAAAACTCAAAAATTCGGCAGCCATAGCACCTCTTGCCTCTGCAAGGCTCTATAATCTCAAAGTACTTAAAGAGAATGTTCAGGATGTAAAAGAGAATAAAACAAGATTTTTGGTAATTTCACAGACAGACCACAAACCCACAGGGAAAGACAAAACATCAATAATTCTCTATCTCAGGAATAGGCCTGGAGCATTATATGAAGCTCTCAAAATCTTTGCAGAAAATGGAATAAATCTAACAAAAATCGAATCAAGACCTTCCAGAAGAGCTCTCGGAGACTATGTATTTTTTATAGACCTTGATGGACATAGAAAGGAGAAAAATATCAAGGAAGTACTTGAAAATCTCAGATTAACTACTTCTTTTTTAAAAGTCCTTGGGAGTTACCCAAGAGTAGAATAAATAAAAATTAACTATTCACTCCTCCTTATTAAAAAATAATTCTCCTTCTTCATATCTATCTCAGGTAACTCCTGCATAGTCTCTTTCAGCTTTTCTGAATCGAGGTTTTCAGCAACCCTTTCAAGAGCTTCAATCTGGTTGTAGTCATGCTCAAGAAGAGTTTTTAAGAGAATTGCTGCTCCTCTATAAAAATCTATTTCAACTACCTCACCAGTGTAACTCTGAATATCCCTGACATCACCTCTGAATTTCTCTGCAATGCCCTTCTTGAACTCCAGCACAGCCACGTCATCACATAACCAGGGAAGCCAGTGAATCATATGTTTATGGAGGAAATCCTTCTGCATATTTAGAAGCCCAATAGCCTT
This region includes:
- the pheA gene encoding P-protein; protein product: MTRQNDRELQKIREAIDKIDEKIVSLLEERLKIAHEVGKYKRKRDIKIEDSSREKEVLSRVEKLARDINKDFLADIYRRIILESKRAQRQGKIAILGPRGTFSEEAAYRFMTSPALVLARDLEEIFNFVINGEVKFGVIPIENSIEGSVHLAQELLIKRDVKVYSEIILEINHCLLTLEGVSLKDIKEVISHPQALAQCKQLIRDLGAKTRNAPSTADAARGIRTKKLKNSAAIAPLASARLYNLKVLKENVQDVKENKTRFLVISQTDHKPTGKDKTSIILYLRNRPGALYEALKIFAENGINLTKIESRPSRRALGDYVFFIDLDGHRKEKNIKEVLENLRLTTSFLKVLGSYPRVE